Within Flagellimonas maritima, the genomic segment CAAAGTTAACCAACCTTGCCCAACCTCGCAATACTTTTAAGATTTATTCTTCAAGTATAACTTTAAGCGTTCAAAGCTTTACGAAACTCTTTTTACAAATCAAAACATTGGTTACTTTCGTAAGTAATAATAAATTACTTTATGCGCCTTTATTGTTTTGGAGCCATTTTCTTATTGACCCTATCCCTTACATCACAAGAAAAATATCCACAGGATGTTTTTGGCTCACCTTTAGAGATTCCTTTGATTTTATCAGGTACATTTGGCGAATTGCGTTCCAACCATTTTCACTCCGGAATTGATATTAAAACACAAAGAAGACAGGGATTGCCAGTTTTGACAATCGCCGATGGTACCGTAACCCGAATAAAAGTATCCCACTGGGGCTATGGCAAAGCACTATACATTGCACATCCAAACGGATACACTTCGGTATATGCACACCTTCAAAAATTTGGCCCAGAGATAGAAGCCTACATTAAAAAAGTACAGTATGGAAAAAAGTCTTTTGAAGTGGAAGTATTTCCTGATTACGGCGAATTGAAAGTGTTTAAGGGAGATGTAATAGGATATTCCGGTAATTCCGGTAGTTCGGCAGGTCCCCATCTACACTTTGAGATACGCAGCAGCGTAACAGAAAAACCTACAAACCCATTGCTTTATGGGTATGAAGTCAGAGATGCGACCAACCCAACTTTGTCCGGACTTTATGCTTATCCCTTATCAAATGATGCTTTGGTCAACCAAAGTGCAGAGAGAATTCAACTAAGCTTTACCAAACAGGCCGATGGTACGTTCTTGGCTGATAAACTGACCGCTATAGGTACAATAGGTTTTGGATTTAATGGCTTTGACCGCCAAGATTTGGCCGCAAATAAAAATGGGGTATTTTCAGTAAAACAAATCGTTAACGGAAAAACATACTCAGCATACAATTTTAAAACATTTTCTTTTACGGAAACAAGGTATATCAATACCTTGATAGATTATCCCTATTTTGGAAAATTCAAACAACGTATACAGAAGTGTTTTAAAGAGCCATACAATAGATTGACAATCTATGAAACTCTTCATAATAATGGAAAAATAATGATTAAAGAAGGACTTTCCTATAACGTGCAAATCCTTATAGCGGATATTGAAGGAAACGAAACCAAACTCGTTATACCCGTAGAAGGAAAACAGCAAGCCATAAAAATTAAAAAGGATGAATCCAAGACCAGTGATTTCATAATTTCAGATAAGCCCAATAATTTTGATTTAACTGCAGCAAAAGTCTACTTCCCTTCAAACACATTTTACGAAGATTTTTACATTGATTTGGAAAAAGGGAAAGACACTATCAAAATCCATAATAACAGTGTGGCCGCACATAGAAACTTCACCATAAGTTTTGATGTATCCAAATATGACCCAAAAGAAAGAAAACAACTGTTCATAGCCCGTCTCGATGAGAAAAATACCTCTAGGCACTCAAAAACTTATAAACGTGATGATGCTTTTACTACACGAACGCGAACCTTTGGAACATATACTATTGCCAAGGATAGCATTGCCCCTACTATAAAACCAAGGAATTTCAAAGAAAAACAGTGGTTGAGCAACTATAGTTATTTAAGTTTGGAAATAGAAGATGACCTAAGTGGAATAAATACCTATAGTGCGACTGTAAACGGAGAGTGGATTCTTATGGAATATGAACCTAAAACTAGGACTATCACCTATAATTTCGATGATAAAATCCTGAACAAAGCGCAATGTGACCTTAAAGTGGTCGTTACAGATAATGTTGGCAATTCCAGTACTTTTGAGTCTACCTTTTTTAGAAAATAGTGTATTTGACCCGTTCAAGTTTTTTAATTCCCACAATATTTATCTTATGTATGTTTGCTGGTTACGGTCAAACAGCCACTGTCTTGGGTACGGTTTTAGATGAAAATAATCTTCCCATTACAAATGTGAATATTGTTTCTGGAAATACTGGCACAACAACGGACGGTAACGGGTATTATCTGCTTCAGCTTACGGCAGATACTAAAAATATAATAACCTTCTCGCATTTAGGTCATAAAAAGGTGGTATTGGAAAACCTGATTTTGACGACCAATGAAACTTTTGAGTTTAATCCTGTAATGAAAACTGATGTTACCCAGATTGCAGGCGTTGAAGTCTCACCCAACGGGAAAAAAAGTATTGAGGGCATTACTACGATCTCCCCAGAAATAGTTCGAAAAATACCTGGAGCAAATGCCGGTGTGGAAAATATTTTAAAGCTGCTGCCAGGAGTATCGTTCAATAATGAACTGAGCACACAATACAATGTTAGAGGTGGTAACTTTGATGAAAATTTGGTGTACGTCAATGGAATAGAAGTGTATCGTCCATTTTTGGTTCGTTCTGCCCAACAGGAAGGATTAAGTTTCGTAAACAGCGATATGATTTCCAATCTTGAATTTTCTTCAGGAGGTTTTCAAGCTAGATATGGTGATAAATTATCCTCCGTTTTGGATATTACTTATAAAAATCCTGTGGATTTTGGATTGCGAATAGAAGGCAGTTTATTAGGTGCGAGCACAACGCTGGAAACGTTATCCAAAAATAAGAAATTTAGCAGTATTACTGGTGTGCGTTATAGGGATAATAGCCTATTCGTTAACACCCAACAGACCGAAACCAATTTCAATCCAAGATTTATAGATGTACAAAACTACCTTACCTATCGCTTTTCAAAAAAATTTCATCTCAATTTTTTGGGTACTTATTCCGTGAACGATTATGAAAATGAACCTTTGACCAGGCAGACCAATTTTGGGACCATAAACGACCCCAGGGCACTATTGGTTTTTTATCAAGGAAAAGAGAATAGTAGTTTCGATAATAAATTAGGGGCTCTAAAAGCAGATTATTTTCTTAACGATAACATAAAAATGGATATTACCGCCTCTGTCTACCATACCCAAGAAGAAGAGTTCTCAGATATCATAGCTTCTTATGAATTGGCCGAAATAGATACGGACCTAGGAAGTGAAAATTTAGGTGAGGTTACGAATTCCAGAGGTATTGGGTCTCAATTTAATAGGGCAAGAAACCAGCTTGATGCATTGATTCTCAATTTTTCATATCGCGGAAAATATAAAAAGGGTGACAAATCTTTGGAATGGGGCATAAAATATGCACACGAGGATGTTAGGGACCAGCTTCGGGAAGCTGAGTTTATAGATTCTGCCGGATTTTTCATTCGGCCTTCCGAGCCTGAATTTGTGAACAACCAGCCCCAAGAACCTTTTACGGAAGATATAGTAGCATTTGAAAGCGTACAGGCTACAAACTTTGTAAAAACGAACAGGTTTTCAGGTTTTGTACAATATGGTCAACAAACAAAATTGGGCGAACACGACGCCTATTTTAATCTCGGGATAAGAGCACAGCATTGGATTTTGAGCGGTGAAGGGTTCGATGATAATTCACAAACACTTTTTAGTCCAAGAGGGCAATTTTCCTTAAAACCCAATTGGAGGAAAGACATGCTGTTTCGTTTTGCTGTCGGAAGTTATCAGCAGCCGCCTTTTTATAGGGAACTACGCGATATTACTGGAAACATAAATCCAGATGTAGAAGCGCAGAGATCAATTCACTACGTGCTTGGCAGCGAATTCAGTTTCAACCTTTGGAACAGACCGTTCACCTTGATCAGTGAGACATACTACAAAGATTTGGATAACGTAAACACATATACCATTGAAGATGTAAGAATCAGATATGCCGCCAATAACAATGCGATTGCCTATGCTTACGGATTCGATTTCAGACTTACGGGAACCTTTGTGCCCGGTGCGGAATCATGGGTCAGTCTTGGGTATTTACAAACACAGGAGAATAGAAATGACAGAGGTTTTATATCCCGTCCTACGGACCAACGGTTAAAATTTGCCGTTTTGTTTCAAGATTATGTGCCGAGCATACCAAATTTAAAACTTTACTTAAATCTAGTCTATAATACTGGTGTACCGGGCGGTTCTCCAAATAATGCCGATCCGTACGATTTTCAGAATAGATTAAGAGATTATAGAAGGGCCGATATGGGAATTTCCTATATTTTTGCCGACAGTAACAATCAATATCCCAAAGGGCATTGGTTGCACAAGTTTCAGGAACTCAGTTTTGGTTTTGAGATTTTCAATATGTTCAACAATCAAAATTCCATTACGAATACCTGGGTCAGGGACGTAGATACCCAAAGGCAATTTGCCGTTCCTAATTTTTTGACAAGCCGTATTTTAAATGTAAAGTTTGGGATGCGATTCTAATTTATTTTGATGAAGAAAATTATATTTCTTATTGCTTTATTGTCCGTAGCATTTGCGATGGCACAAAAGAATATTTACGAGAACAGAAAATTCGATGAATTAAGCGAGAACCATAAAGTTTTGGCCATTGTACCCTTCATCGCCAATCTTGACCTAAAAAGGGATGTTAATCAAGCTGAATTGAAAAATTTGGCCCAAAAAGAAGGCTATGCTGTTCAAAATGCCCTTGAGACTTATTTTTCCAAACGGAAGAAACGCAAAAAATTCAATGTAGAATTTCAAAACATAGAAGATACCAATGCAATTTTGAGCCAAAATGGCATCACTTACGATAATTTGGATATTTATACCACTAACCAGCTTAGCAAAATCCTTAATGTCGATGGAATCATCAGCGGTAACCTAAGTTTGAATATATTGTTGTCCAAAGGTGTACCAACAGATTTTAGCTTATTCGATTATTTTAGCGGAGATGCCAATTATGGTAGAATAGGCGTTAAGGTCAGTGATGGAACTTCTGGAAAACTTCTTTGGAAATATGAAAAGGCCATTACCAAAAAAACAGGCAAAAATACTACTGAGCTGATCGATAGAATGATGAAATTAGCTTCTAGAAAGTTTCCCTACGACAAGGAAAAAAAACAACGCAAAAACAAGAACTAACTATCCGCAAATTCCTTTAAAACCGCTATTGTGTAATCAAGTTCCTCTAAAGTATTGTATTTTGAAAATGAGAACCGGAGCGACGGTTTTTCCAATTCCTCATCGTTTAGTATTTCATTGAGAACATGGGAACCAAGATTGCTACCGGATTGACAGGCGCTTCCTTTGGAACATGCAATTCCTTTCATATCTAAATGAAAAAGCAACATTAACCCTTTCTGTTTGTCAAATGGCAAACGTACATTGGTCAATGTATAGGTGCTTTTTTCCAAATCATCTGAAAGACCGTTAAAATTTACTTCAGGGATTTCGCGCTTTAGCTTTTTTACGAAATGACTTTTAAGGTTTCTTACAATTTTTATTTCTTCTTCCAGATTATCGTAAGCTTTTACAAAAGCTTCTTCCAACCCTACAATATTATGAAAGGGTTCGGTTCCAGCTCTAAATCCCCTTTCTTGTGACCCACCAAAAATCATTGGTTTTAAACCGGAATTTTTTCTGATAAATGCAAAACCTATCCCTTTTGGTCCGTGAAATTTATGAGCTGCCGCGGTCAAAAAATCAATTGGGGTATTTTGAACGTCCCATGGGTAATGCCCTACTGACTGTACTGTATCGGAATGAAAAAGTGCATCATGGTCCTTGCACAATTTGCCAATAGCATCAATATCGACGATGTTACCAATTTCGTTGTTCACGTGCATTAAGCTTACCAATTTTTTAGCACCATCCTGTAGCAACAGTTCCTCTAAATGGCTCAATTTTGGGTTCCCATTTTCATCCAAATCCACAAATTGGAGCGAAATTCCATACTCCCTTTTCAATTCTTCGGCAGTATGCAAGACAGCATGGTGCTCAATTTTGGAGGTAATAATAGTGGTAATGCCCAAATCCCTTACTGCGCAGCGCAATATCATATTGTCTGCCTCTGTTCCACCAGAGGTGAATATAATTTCTGAAGGCTGTGCATTCAGTATTTTTGCAATTGTTTTACGTGCCTTTTCTATGGCAGTCTTTGCTGACCTCCCATAACTATGTGTAGAAGAAGGGTTTCCATAAAACGAGGCCAATGCCTCTTGCATTTTTGCAATGACCTCATCTCTAACTTGAGTGGTCGCTGCATTGTCGAGGTACACTTTCTGCATGGTTTGGTTACAGTTTTACACTAGCATCAAAAATAAGTGAAATTAAGTTAATTTCTTTTAAAGTATTGTTGA encodes:
- a CDS encoding M23 family metallopeptidase; this translates as MRLYCFGAIFLLTLSLTSQEKYPQDVFGSPLEIPLILSGTFGELRSNHFHSGIDIKTQRRQGLPVLTIADGTVTRIKVSHWGYGKALYIAHPNGYTSVYAHLQKFGPEIEAYIKKVQYGKKSFEVEVFPDYGELKVFKGDVIGYSGNSGSSAGPHLHFEIRSSVTEKPTNPLLYGYEVRDATNPTLSGLYAYPLSNDALVNQSAERIQLSFTKQADGTFLADKLTAIGTIGFGFNGFDRQDLAANKNGVFSVKQIVNGKTYSAYNFKTFSFTETRYINTLIDYPYFGKFKQRIQKCFKEPYNRLTIYETLHNNGKIMIKEGLSYNVQILIADIEGNETKLVIPVEGKQQAIKIKKDESKTSDFIISDKPNNFDLTAAKVYFPSNTFYEDFYIDLEKGKDTIKIHNNSVAAHRNFTISFDVSKYDPKERKQLFIARLDEKNTSRHSKTYKRDDAFTTRTRTFGTYTIAKDSIAPTIKPRNFKEKQWLSNYSYLSLEIEDDLSGINTYSATVNGEWILMEYEPKTRTITYNFDDKILNKAQCDLKVVVTDNVGNSSTFESTFFRK
- a CDS encoding cysteine desulfurase family protein, which codes for MQKVYLDNAATTQVRDEVIAKMQEALASFYGNPSSTHSYGRSAKTAIEKARKTIAKILNAQPSEIIFTSGGTEADNMILRCAVRDLGITTIITSKIEHHAVLHTAEELKREYGISLQFVDLDENGNPKLSHLEELLLQDGAKKLVSLMHVNNEIGNIVDIDAIGKLCKDHDALFHSDTVQSVGHYPWDVQNTPIDFLTAAAHKFHGPKGIGFAFIRKNSGLKPMIFGGSQERGFRAGTEPFHNIVGLEEAFVKAYDNLEEEIKIVRNLKSHFVKKLKREIPEVNFNGLSDDLEKSTYTLTNVRLPFDKQKGLMLLFHLDMKGIACSKGSACQSGSNLGSHVLNEILNDEELEKPSLRFSFSKYNTLEELDYTIAVLKEFADS
- a CDS encoding TonB-dependent receptor, with product MFAGYGQTATVLGTVLDENNLPITNVNIVSGNTGTTTDGNGYYLLQLTADTKNIITFSHLGHKKVVLENLILTTNETFEFNPVMKTDVTQIAGVEVSPNGKKSIEGITTISPEIVRKIPGANAGVENILKLLPGVSFNNELSTQYNVRGGNFDENLVYVNGIEVYRPFLVRSAQQEGLSFVNSDMISNLEFSSGGFQARYGDKLSSVLDITYKNPVDFGLRIEGSLLGASTTLETLSKNKKFSSITGVRYRDNSLFVNTQQTETNFNPRFIDVQNYLTYRFSKKFHLNFLGTYSVNDYENEPLTRQTNFGTINDPRALLVFYQGKENSSFDNKLGALKADYFLNDNIKMDITASVYHTQEEEFSDIIASYELAEIDTDLGSENLGEVTNSRGIGSQFNRARNQLDALILNFSYRGKYKKGDKSLEWGIKYAHEDVRDQLREAEFIDSAGFFIRPSEPEFVNNQPQEPFTEDIVAFESVQATNFVKTNRFSGFVQYGQQTKLGEHDAYFNLGIRAQHWILSGEGFDDNSQTLFSPRGQFSLKPNWRKDMLFRFAVGSYQQPPFYRELRDITGNINPDVEAQRSIHYVLGSEFSFNLWNRPFTLISETYYKDLDNVNTYTIEDVRIRYAANNNAIAYAYGFDFRLTGTFVPGAESWVSLGYLQTQENRNDRGFISRPTDQRLKFAVLFQDYVPSIPNLKLYLNLVYNTGVPGGSPNNADPYDFQNRLRDYRRADMGISYIFADSNNQYPKGHWLHKFQELSFGFEIFNMFNNQNSITNTWVRDVDTQRQFAVPNFLTSRILNVKFGMRF